In Prochlorococcus marinus CUG1435, the genomic window CTCAAGGTTTTATACAGATTTAGGATTACTTTCAACAGATCCTGATATTGCCTCAGATTTACTTGAGTTATTTAATTACTTATCAGGTTTTTCTAAACAAAAAAGTTATAAAAAATTATTAGTTTCTCCCTCATCGATGAGAGAGAAATTTATATTTCTCATAAAAAGAGAAATTCAAAATGCAGAGGAAGGCAAAAAAGCTGAAATAATTGCAAAAATGAATTCTTTAGTAGATCCAGAAATAATTAAACTTCTTTATTTAGCTTCTGATTCAGGTGTAAAAATTAATCTTATTATAAGAGGTATTTGTTGCTTATATCCCCAAAGAAAAAATCTAAGTGAAAATATTAAAGTGATAAGCATTATTGGCCATTTCCTTGAACACTCAAGAATTTTTTGGTTTTGCAATAATGGTGATCATGAAGTTTTCATTGGGAGTGCAGATTGGATGAGAAGAAACCTAGATAGAAGAATTGAAGCTGTTACTCCAATAGAAGATACTGAATTAAAATTTCACCTACAAGCTCTTTTGCAAACATATATTAAAGATGATTACTTTTCTTGGATAATGAAAGAAGATGGTTCTTACGAAAAATATGCAATAGATTCAGCTAAGAATCGTTCACAATTTGACCTCATAAAAAATAAAGAAAATATTGATTTTTATAACATTTACAAAAATACTTAATATTTTAAATTTTTTTTTATTTTTTTAAAAGCCTTTTATATCAATAGATTTCAAGGAATTAAGATAAAAAAAGAATTTTTTGTCTTTAAAGTTTCAAAGTAAAAGTAGTTTTTATTTCGATTTCAGTGCTAGTTTTTTAAAAAATCCACTATTAGGAGGCCAGGGTGATGGGGATCCCTCTGGAATCTGCAAAGAGCTCTTCAAATAATATTGATGAGCCTAGATTACCAAACACTTCGGGCAAAGCTCGTAAAACAAAATCCAGTCTAACTTCAAAACAAAGCCAAAAAAAATCTGGACGGATTGCTTCAGATTCTATTGGTCATTATCTAAGTAGTATTGGCAGAGTTCCTCTTCTGACACCAGCAGAGGAAATAGAGTTGGCTCATCATGTTCAAAACATGAAAAAATTGCTTCAAACTCCAGAATCTGAGAGAACTCAACGACATCATTATCAAATTAAGATAGGGAAAAAAGCTAGAGATAGGATGATGGCCGCTAATCTAAGACTTGTAGTTTCCGTTGCAAAAAAATACCAAAATCAAGGGCTAGAGTTACTAGACCTTGTCCAAGAAGGAGCTATTGGCCTGGAAAGAGCTGTAGATAAATTTGATCCTGCAATGGGATATAAGTTTTCAACTTATGCTTATTGGTGGATTAGACAAGGTATGACAAGGGCTATCGACAACAGTGCTAGGACAATACGTTTGCCTATTCACATCAGTGAAAAGCTATCTAAAATGAGAAGAGTATCTCGTGAGTTATCGCACAAATTTGGGCGACAACCTACTAGATTAGAAATGGCAACCGAAATGGGGATAGATCAAAAAGATTTAGAAGATTTAATTTCTCAAAGCGCTCCTTGTGCCTCTCTCGATGCCCACGCAAGAGGAGAAGAAGACAGAAGCACTCTTGGGGAACTTATACCTGATCCTAATTGTGAAGAACCTATGGAAGGCATGGATAGGACCATTCAAAAAGAACACTTAGGTACTTGGCTCTCACAGCTAAACGAAAGAGAACAAAAAATTATGAGGCTCAGATTTGGCCTAGATGGAGAAGAACCACTAACTCTCGCAGAGATTGGAAGACAAATAAATGTTTCACGCGAGCGAGTAAGGCAACTTGAAGCAAAAGCAATATTGAAACTTAGAGTAATGACAACTCATCAAAAAGCAGCCTAATCAAATTGCTAAAATACATAATAATTTTATTTTATTTATTTTCAATTTTTTTAATATCAACAATTTTTAAAAAAGATAATAAAGATAGCAGAGAAGTTGTTAGAAAAATAATACATATTGGCATAGGACCAGTAATACCAATTGCACAAATTTTAAAAATTAATCAAAATTCAGCTCTCATTTTTACAGGGCTTATTACTTTAATGGTTTTTATAAATTATAAATATAAAATATTTCCATCAATTGAAGATATTGAGAGAAAAAGTTATGGAACATTATTTTACTGCATTAGTTTATTTTTTTTAATTTTTCTTTTCTGGGAAAAAGATCCTTATTCATTAATTACTGGATTTTTTATAATGACGTTTGGAGATGGACTAGCTGGCTTAATAGGCAAAAGCTTTGACTCAAAGAACTGGATTTTTCTTAAACAAAAAAAATCATTGCTTGGTACTTTTACAATGTTTTTAGCAAGTTTAGTTGTAATTTTCTCATTAGGATACATTCAGCAAAATAGTTTTAATTTAAATTATTTTACAATAGCCTTTTTAGCCACTATTCTTGAACAATTTAGTGTTTTAGGAATAGATAACTTAATTGTTCCAATCACATCAGCCTTGTGTTTTAATTTTTTTATAACTAATTAACTGAGCTATACAAAATAGCAAGTAATTCTTTTGTAGTTTCTATATCTATGCATGCATCTGTAATGCTTCTGCCAAACTCAAGATCCTCTTTTTTTAAAAGTTTTTGATTACCTTCCTTAAGATGACTTTCGATCATAACTCCCAAAATATTTTTTTCACCATTATTGATTTGAGAAGCTATGTTTTTTAACACTTCTGACTGTTTTCGGAAATCCTTGTTGGAATTTCCATGACTACAATCAATCATTACTTTATAAGGAAGATTACATCGCTTTAGTTCAGAGGAAATTTTTTGAACATGATGACCTTCAAAATTTGGACCTTTTGAGCCTCCTCTTAAAACTATATGGCCATCTGGGTTTCCCGTAGTGTTAACAATAGAAGCCATTCCATTATCATTTACCCCTAAAAAATGGTGTGATCTTGAAGCTGACTGCATTGCATTTATTGCAGTATTAAAAGAGCCATCCGTTCCATTTTTAAAGCCAATGGGCATCGACAATCCAGATGCCATTTCCCTATGTGTTTGGCTTTCAGTAGTCCTCGCGCCTATGGCTGTCCAACTTATCAAATCAGCAATATATTGAGGAACAATTGGGTCTAGTAGTTCTGTGGCAGATGGTATTCCACGAGTTGCTAAATATGAAAGCAAACTTCTTGCCCTTCTTAAACCGGTATTAATATCATAAGAATTATCTAAATGTGGATCATTTATAAGTCCCTTCCAGCCAATAGTTGTTCTTGGTTTCTCAAAATAAACTCTCATTATTATTTCTAATTTATCTTGATAAATTTCTCGAAAATTTTGAATATATTTTGAATATTCTTTTGCCGCCTCTAGATCATGAATAGAACATGGACCAACAATGACTAAAAGTCTCTTATCATTTTGATGCAAAATATTTTGTATCGATCTTCTCGTTTTAGATACTGTACTAGCAGAGATATGTTCTAAAGGTATATCATTATGTAATCTGCTTGGAGGTATTAATGGACGTGTCTCAAGAACACGTAAATCTGATGTTTTTTCTAAAGCTGAATTATTTGATGATGTCGTCATTGATTAATTAAGAAATTTGAATATTTAAAAAAGCATTTATGAATACTCTCCTTTTCAATATTAAAAATAACAATAGATTAGGCATTAAACCTTACTAATGAAGAATTTGGAAACATTGCTAAAAGATTATGCAGATCACGTAGCGAAAAGAGCTGCCAAAGGTATACCACCTTTACCTTTAAATGCTAATCAAACAAATTGTGTTACAAAATTATTGGAACAAGATAGTAATTGTGATTCATCTCTCTTGCTTGATTTACTAATAAATAGAGTATCACCAGGAGTTGATGAGGCTGCATATGTAAAAGCAAGCTGGCTTACAGCTATTGTTAATTCAGAAAAATATTGCAAATTCATAAATCCTGAAAAAGCAATTGAAATACTAGGGACAATGATAGGAGGATATAATGTAAATTCTCTGGTCGAAATACTTAAAGGCGAAAATAGTTTACTTGCTAAGAAAGCCGCAGAAGTTTTAAAAAATATTATTCTTGTTTACGACTCAGCTAATGAGATTTATGAATTGTCTCGAAATAATATTTATGCAAAAGAGGTTATAAATAGTTGGGCAGATGCAGAATGGTTCAAAAATAAAAAAGTTTTAGAGAAAGAGATTACTTGCTTGGTATTTAAAGTTGACGGAGAAACAAACACAGACGACTTATCTCCTGCTGTACATGCCACAACACGTCCAGATATACCAATGCACGCATTAGCTATGTTGGAATTTAAAAACCCAGATGGACTAAAGATTCTAGAAAATTTAAAAAAACAAAATTTACCAATAGCTTATGTTGGAGATGTTGTTGGAACAGGTAGTTCTAGAAAATCTGCTATTAATTCACTCATCTGGCATATAGGCGAAGATATCCCTTTTGTTCCAAACAAAAAAACAGGTGGAATAATAATAGGCAGCAAAATAGCTCCTATTTTCTTTAATACTGCTCAAGATTCAGGAGCTTTACCTATAGAAGCTGACGTATCTAATATGAAAACTGGAGATACTCTTAAAATATATCCTTATGAAGGCATTATCAAAAAAATTGAAAAAAATTCAAATACTGAAGAATTAATAAGCAAGTTCGACTTATATCCATCAACTCTTACTGATGAGATTCAAGCTGGCGGCAGAATTAATCTTATGATTGGAAGATCTCTTACGGACAAAATTAGAAACAAATTAGACTATCAGGCGAGTGAAATATTTACCCGACCACAAAATCCAAAAGAAAGTAATTCTGGGTTTACTCAAGCTCAAAAAATAGTTGGAAAAGCATGCGGTCTAGATGGAGTCAGGCCAGGAATGACCTGTGAACCAATAATGACCACAGTTGGCAGCCAAGATACTACTGGACCAATGACTAGAGATGAACTAAAAGAACTCGCTTGTTTAGGATTCACTGCAGATTTAGTTATGCAAAGTTTTTGTCATACAGCTGCTTATCCTAAACCAGTTGATCTAGTTACCCATAAAGAACTGCCTGATTTTATATCCCAAAGAGGTGGAGTAGCCCTTAAACCTGGAGACGGCATCATTCATAGCTGGCTTAACAGAATGCTTCTCCCTGATACTGTTGGAACTGGTGGAGATAGTCATACAAGATTCCCTCTTGGCATTTCATTTCCTGGAGGCTCGGGCATTGTTGCCTTCGCGGCTGCAATAGGATCAATGCCATTAAATATGCCGGAATCTGTACTAGTTAAATTTACAGGAGAATTATTACCAGGAATTACTTTAAGAGATTTAGTAAATGCAATTCCTCTCTTTGCAATTAGAAAAGGACTCTTAACTGTTGAAAAAGCAAATAAAAAAAATATATTTAACGGGAAAATTATGGAAATTGAGGGATTACCTAACTTAAAACTTGAACAAGCTTTCGAACTTACTGATGCTACTGCAGAACGCTCATGCGCAGGTAGCACAATACTTTTATCTCAAGAAACTGTTCAAGAATACTTAAGAAGCAATATTTGCTTGCTAGAAAAAATGATTGAAAGCAATTATGAAGACTCAAAATCGATTTCAAGAAGAATAAATGATATGAAAAATTGGTTAAAAAAACCCTCATTAATTCAGCCAGACTCAAACGCTAAGTATGAAGAAACCATTGAGATTGATTTAGCAAAAGTAACACAACCAATAGTTGCCTGCCCTAACGATCCAGATAACGTCAAGGAAATAACGGATGTTGCCAATACAAATATTGACGAAGTTTTTATAGGTTCTTGTATGACAAATATTGGTCATTACAGAGCAGCTGCAAAAGTTCTTGAAGGTGTGCAAAATTTGAAAGCTAAATTATGGATTTGCCCACCGACAAAAATGGATGAAGAAACTTTAAAAACTGAAGGCTATTATAAAATATTTGAAAATTGTGGTGCAAGATTAGAGTTACCAGGCTGTTCTTTATGTATGGGAAATCAAGCCAGAGTAAACGAAGGATCTGTAGTATTTTCTACTAGTACAAGAAATTTTGACAATAGACTTGGGAAAAATGCGCAAGTATTTTTGGGGAGTGCTGAATTAGCAGCAGTTTGCGCACTTCTTGGAAAAATTCCTGAATTAGAAGAATATCAGGATATTACTAAAAATAAAATTAATCCATATTCAGATGAACTTTATCGTTATCTTCAATTTGATGAAATACACGATTTCAGTTTGTCAAAATGATCATGAATTATGCCAAACCTCATAAAAGAAAATATTCAAAAAACCAGTAATAATTCTTCTCGTAGTATCAAAAAATTATTAAGACAAAGATCTCTCGTCGTTGCATTTTCGCTTTTATTAACTGGTCTAGGAGCTTCAATTACGAGCATATTTTTTAAAACTGGAATCTACTTTTTTAATAATTGGAGATTAGCACTTTTAGACCAATTTCCATCTATTACAGTATTACCAATTTTTGGAGCTGTAGGAGGAGCAATTGCAGGATATTTAATAAAAAATATTGCACCTGCAGCAAAAGGTTCAGGTGTGTGTCAAATTATGGGTTTCTTAAGACATAAAAAAGTGCCAATGAATATAAAAGTAGGATTAGTAAAGCTCGTATCAGGAAT contains:
- a CDS encoding 3-deoxy-7-phosphoheptulonate synthase is translated as MTTSSNNSALEKTSDLRVLETRPLIPPSRLHNDIPLEHISASTVSKTRRSIQNILHQNDKRLLVIVGPCSIHDLEAAKEYSKYIQNFREIYQDKLEIIMRVYFEKPRTTIGWKGLINDPHLDNSYDINTGLRRARSLLSYLATRGIPSATELLDPIVPQYIADLISWTAIGARTTESQTHREMASGLSMPIGFKNGTDGSFNTAINAMQSASRSHHFLGVNDNGMASIVNTTGNPDGHIVLRGGSKGPNFEGHHVQKISSELKRCNLPYKVMIDCSHGNSNKDFRKQSEVLKNIASQINNGEKNILGVMIESHLKEGNQKLLKKEDLEFGRSITDACIDIETTKELLAILYSSVN
- the acnB gene encoding bifunctional aconitate hydratase 2/2-methylisocitrate dehydratase, producing MKNLETLLKDYADHVAKRAAKGIPPLPLNANQTNCVTKLLEQDSNCDSSLLLDLLINRVSPGVDEAAYVKASWLTAIVNSEKYCKFINPEKAIEILGTMIGGYNVNSLVEILKGENSLLAKKAAEVLKNIILVYDSANEIYELSRNNIYAKEVINSWADAEWFKNKKVLEKEITCLVFKVDGETNTDDLSPAVHATTRPDIPMHALAMLEFKNPDGLKILENLKKQNLPIAYVGDVVGTGSSRKSAINSLIWHIGEDIPFVPNKKTGGIIIGSKIAPIFFNTAQDSGALPIEADVSNMKTGDTLKIYPYEGIIKKIEKNSNTEELISKFDLYPSTLTDEIQAGGRINLMIGRSLTDKIRNKLDYQASEIFTRPQNPKESNSGFTQAQKIVGKACGLDGVRPGMTCEPIMTTVGSQDTTGPMTRDELKELACLGFTADLVMQSFCHTAAYPKPVDLVTHKELPDFISQRGGVALKPGDGIIHSWLNRMLLPDTVGTGGDSHTRFPLGISFPGGSGIVAFAAAIGSMPLNMPESVLVKFTGELLPGITLRDLVNAIPLFAIRKGLLTVEKANKKNIFNGKIMEIEGLPNLKLEQAFELTDATAERSCAGSTILLSQETVQEYLRSNICLLEKMIESNYEDSKSISRRINDMKNWLKKPSLIQPDSNAKYEETIEIDLAKVTQPIVACPNDPDNVKEITDVANTNIDEVFIGSCMTNIGHYRAAAKVLEGVQNLKAKLWICPPTKMDEETLKTEGYYKIFENCGARLELPGCSLCMGNQARVNEGSVVFSTSTRNFDNRLGKNAQVFLGSAELAAVCALLGKIPELEEYQDITKNKINPYSDELYRYLQFDEIHDFSLSK
- a CDS encoding dolichol kinase yields the protein MLKYIIILFYLFSIFLISTIFKKDNKDSREVVRKIIHIGIGPVIPIAQILKINQNSALIFTGLITLMVFINYKYKIFPSIEDIERKSYGTLFYCISLFFLIFLFWEKDPYSLITGFFIMTFGDGLAGLIGKSFDSKNWIFLKQKKSLLGTFTMFLASLVVIFSLGYIQQNSFNLNYFTIAFLATILEQFSVLGIDNLIVPITSALCFNFFITN
- a CDS encoding RpoD/SigA family RNA polymerase sigma factor, whose translation is MGIPLESAKSSSNNIDEPRLPNTSGKARKTKSSLTSKQSQKKSGRIASDSIGHYLSSIGRVPLLTPAEEIELAHHVQNMKKLLQTPESERTQRHHYQIKIGKKARDRMMAANLRLVVSVAKKYQNQGLELLDLVQEGAIGLERAVDKFDPAMGYKFSTYAYWWIRQGMTRAIDNSARTIRLPIHISEKLSKMRRVSRELSHKFGRQPTRLEMATEMGIDQKDLEDLISQSAPCASLDAHARGEEDRSTLGELIPDPNCEEPMEGMDRTIQKEHLGTWLSQLNEREQKIMRLRFGLDGEEPLTLAEIGRQINVSRERVRQLEAKAILKLRVMTTHQKAA